One Colius striatus isolate bColStr4 chromosome 7, bColStr4.1.hap1, whole genome shotgun sequence DNA segment encodes these proteins:
- the LOXL1 gene encoding lysyl oxidase homolog 1, protein MARGAAWRLWAALGCGLCLLAGGQEQAGGRQPWRQLIQWENNGRVYSLLNTGAEYVPARQERPGGSRVLLAGTLRGATGSVRRQAPAVAPRPPGSETVRGQTRHPFGFGQVPENWREGPVGDSTASQRLRPAGRLRQPSSASSSFAYASAGQPPYPEFPFAPQHEPYEAPRAYDEAYTYYRSAGGAAVASAAAGASVVYPFQPQARYEDYGEEQSPYRAQGHYPAAERPYVPVAPQPVDSLDRRYSHSLYHDTGGSPEQSATDTYTNQQSAGHDIVSADNLQGPTRTGYGGQYVPYELQPPFRALEPYVMSRPESYLPARSPEMPQAVPDSQARVSVGSVYRPSHSGRGLPDLVPDPNYVQASTYVQRAHLYSLRCAAEEKCLASTAYTAEATDYDIRVLLRFPQRVKNQGTADFLPSRPRHSWEWHSCHQHYHSMDEFSHYDLLDTTTGRKVAEGHKASFCLEDTTCDFGNLKRYACTSHTQGLSPGCYDTYNADIDCQWIDITDVQPGNYILKVQVNPKYIVLESDYTNNVVRCNIHYTGRYVATTNCKISQS, encoded by the exons ATGGCGCGGGGGGCAGCGTGGAGGCTGTGGGCAGCGCTGGGCTGCGGGCTGTGCCTGCTGGCGGGCGGGCAGGAGCAGGCGGGCGGCCGGCAGCCCTGGAGGCAGCTCATCCAGTGGGAGAACAACGGCCGCGTTTACAGCTTGCTTAATACCGGCGCCGAGTATGTACCGGCAAGGCAGGAGAGACCCGGAGGGAGCCGGGTGTTGCTGGCGGGGACGCTGAGGGGAGCAACGGGCAGCGTCCGGCGGCAGGCACCGGCAGTAGCGCCGCGACCGCCGGGCTCCGAGACGGTGCGGGGGCAGACGCGGCATCCCTTCGGCTTCGGGCAGGTGCCCGAAAATTGGCGCGAAGGCCCGGTGGGCGACAGTACCGCTTCGCAACGGCTCCGGCCCGCTGGCCGCTTGCGACAACCTTCCTCCGCCTCCTCCTCTTTCGCCTACGCCTCCGCCGGGCAGCCACCATACCCCGAATTCCCCTTTGCCCCTCAGCACGAGCCCTATGAGGCGCCCCGGGCGTACGACGAGGCGTACACCTATTACCGGAGCGCCGGCGGGGCAGCCGTGGCTTCGGCGGCAGCGGGTGCCAGCGTGGTTtaccccttccaaccccaggCACGCTATGAGGACTACGGGGAGGAACAGAGCCCCTACAGAGCCCAGGGTCACTACCCGGCAGCTGAGCGCCCCTACGTGCCCGTCGCTCCCCAGCCAGTTGACAGCCTGGACCGCCGGTATTCCCATAGCTTGTATCACGACACGGGAggctcaccagagcagagtgcCACAGACACATACACCAACCAGCAATCTGCTGGCCATGACATCGTGTCAGCAGATAACCTACAAGGTCCCACCAGGACTGGGTATGGGGGCCAGTATGTCCCCTatgagctgcagcctccttttCGGGCACTGGAGCCTTATGTGATGTCTCGCCCTGAGTCCTacctgcctgccaggagccctgAAATGCCTCAGGCTGTCCCTGACAGTCAAGCCCGGGTCAGCGTGGGCAGTGTCTACAGGCCCAGCCACAGTGGACGGG GTCTCCCTGACTTGGTGCCGGACCCCAACTACGTACAAGCATCCACCTATGTACAGCGAGCTCACCTGTACTCACTGcgctgtgctgctgaggagaagtgcctggccag CACTGCCTACACTGCCGAAGCCACCGACTACGACATCCGGGTGCTCCTGCGGTTTCCCCAACGGGTGAAGAACCAGGGGACAGCCGACTTTCTGCCCAGCCGACCCCGGCACAGCTGGGAGTGGCACAGTTGCCACCA GCACTACCACAGCATGGATGAGTTCAGCCACTATGACCTGCTGGATACCACTACAGGGAGAAAGGTGGCTGAAGGCCACAAGGCTAGCTTTTGCCTGGAAGACACCACCTGCGATTTTGGCAACCTGAAGCGTTATGCCTGCACATCGCACACCCAG GGCTTGAGCCCAGGCTGCTACGATACCTACAATGCTGACATCGACTGCCAGTGGATTGATATCACAGACGTGCAGCCAGGGAATTACATCTTAAAG GTTCAAGTGAACCCCAAATACATCGTCCTGGAGTCAGACTACACCAACAATGTAGTGAGGTGCAACATCCATTACACTGGCCGCTATGTCGCCACGACAAACTGCAAGATTTCCCA ATCTTGA